The genomic window ACAAGATCGTGCTGCAAAGCATTCGCGAAACGACTCGTGAAGCTCTCGCTGTTCTCGCCCACAAATTCAACCCCTACTCACCGGCCCTGACGCAAGAGCAAAGGACAGACATAGAGAGAGAAAGATGTATCGGAGTACAAGCCGTCTTCAGTGAGATCCACGAAGCCTTGAAACAGTTTCTTCGCAAACTTCTTTCCGAGTGCTTCGATGTCCTTGGTGACCCGCCATCTGGATACACTGTCATTGGGTTAGGGTCGTTCGCTAGGAAGGAAATGACACCTTACTCTGACATAGAGTTCGCCATCTTGGTAGATGACAGCGGCGACGAGGTGAAACAGTTCTTCATGAATGTCTCCCGATATCTTCACATCAAGGTGTTAAACCTTGGAGAAACCATACTCCCATCTGTTGGAATCAAGTCCCTCAACGACTTTTACTCTGAGGATCCCACGGCGTCTTGGTTCTACGACGACGGGCCAAGAGGCTTGTCATTTGATGGGGCAATGCCGTGGGCCTGTAAAGTACCGTTCGGAAGACCACCGACTAAGAACAAACCCTTTCCCCTTGACCTGGTGAAAACTCCCGAAGAAATGGCGCAGCTTCAAACGGAAGACAGAGCTGCAAAAGAAGGCTATCACCTTGCTGAGGTAATGGAACAAACGGCGTTCATTGCTGGGGACGCCAACCTTTTGGAAGACTACCGTGCGCGGGTGAGGGACATACTAGATGCGCCAACTGGAAGGGGGGTTGATGCGGACTGTCCGAACCAAGCGACATCTCACGGGGCTTAGATCTGATGTAGCTAAGTTCCACACCACCTTACACGACCTAGACATGGCAGGAAGAGTCATGCAAGCCAAAAGAGACATGCATCGGTTGCCAAGCCTCGTAGTTTCAGGACTGGGATTGTTTCATGGATGCAAAAACCACTCTCCGTGGGACATCATTGACGAGTTGGAGCAGAGAGGTAACCTCGATCCCGCGTCCTCGCACAACATCCGGGTCCTGATCTCCATAGCCAATGAGATGCGACTGCGCACGTACCTTGACAACAACAGCCAGAAGGATTCCTTCTCTTCATTGCCTGCATTGCCACAACTCGCCGCCAAGTCTAACGAATCAAGCAAGGACAAAGTACAAAACGTGTATCATTTTCCAACATCAGAGATGATCTCTCGCTACTACTACACGATGATACCCTTAGAAGAAACCATCAAGATGTTTGTCGAAGAGATCGCGACAAGTGAGCGATCAGACGGCCTTCGCGTGAGGGAAAACCTGTATGACGATGGACCGATCTGTCGAGCATTAGTACATCTTCACCTGCTTCAGTTCGAGGAGGCGAAACAAAGTATGTACGAAGCGTTACAGCAACCGGACAGAGACGGTAACCCGGATAGGACGTGCAGTATACTGCAACATGCCGGGATGATATGCGTGGAACTTGGGCTACAGGAGGAAGCTAGGAAATGTTTTCAGGAGGCCCTCGAGATCTGGCCTAAGACTACATCTTCTGCTGCTCATCTTCAAGCACATCTGCTGAACGCTATTGGAGCCACGTTCGTCGATGATCCCGCATCTATGCGAAGGTATTGCCAAGAGTCACTGCGTGTTCGCGAGAAGCTTTTTCGAGGGGAAGTTCCACACGAAGAAGAGGCCGGGGTCAACCAGAACATTGCGGTGTCGTGGATCAAGGAAGGACAACGCAGCAAGGCGATACAATCATTCTCAAAAGCCCTATCAGTTGTTAGCGATGGAGTCGTAAGCCCGTTAGCGGTTACCATTCTATCAAACATGGCCAGCTGTTACAGTGACATGGACCTGTTTGAAGAAGCAACCGTCTACGCCGAGAGAGCTGCCAACATGGCGAAAACACTGTACGGAGAGGACACCGCTCATCCGACACTGGCTTTGGTCCTCTTTTCGTTGGGCAAGATCTATTCCCAAAGGGAGCTACATCAAGATGCTCTTTCCTGTCACAGCCTGGCGTTAGAAATCCGAAACCGTCTGTATGGGAGAGAAGCTACACACGAACGCAGGGCAGAGTTACTAAAAGCTGTTGCCCATAGTTTGCTCCGGCTAAATGAGTACGACGAAGCAATCCGTCATTATGAAGAGGCACTGGCTTTAAGGAAGTCAACAGAAAAGAGCGTTTACTACAACAACGAAACAGGCAGCTTACTCAATCTCTTGGGACATGCACACACAATGAGCGGAAACCCGGAGGAAGCAACAGAGTACCAGATGAAGCAATGAAGGTTGGGGAAGCCATCTACTTCGGTCAAAAACGCTCCTTCCAGACTGAAGAAATGGTCGATTCCTTACTCTATCTTGCGGAGACACACGTAAGAAGAAACGACTACAAGCAAGCTGTAGAGTATTACAAGGCCTTTCTTCGCGCAAGGCAGCAATTTCCCGGATTTCACTCAGACGAAAATTTCGCTAGAGCCCTCAACAACTTAGGTATCGCGTACATGACTCTTGGAGAAGATTCGGCGGCGGCGGAGTTCTTAATGGAAGCTCTTGACACACTGAGGAACGTTCCACATGGAAATGATGGTAGAGCCATCGTGGCCTGTGTTTACAACCTAGGCCATGTCCTCTACAACGTAGGGGACTATCAAGCGGCCCGAGGTTACTACGAGGAGATTGCAAACATGAAACGCCGTGGCGAGGCGGAGACAGCCGACATGGACCCAGTCGTACTTCTGTCGTACCTAGCAGCCACGTATCAGAAGTTAGGTGACCACAATCGGGCGATTCAGATGTGCCAAGAAGCAGTCGAGATCCACAAAGGGGACGACACTAAGTGTACGCCAGCTACGATGGGAAAGATCCACAAGTTGCTCGGAAGAAGCCTCCTCGTTGCCGAGCGTCATCAGGATGCCATCACACACCTCGAAAAAGCTGTAGATCTGTTGCAAATGTTGGACGTAGAAGAGAAAACACAACTAAACGAAATTGTGTCCTTGTACCAGAACATTGCAACGGCGTACAATCATACAGGGCGGTCACAGTCTGCAGCAGCTAACTATACAAAGGCTCTTGGCACCCTAAAGATGATACACGGAGAAGATGCGTGCCACATTGATATTGCAGGGACCTTGTTCAACATGGCCAAGTCGTTCGTAGATTTTTCGAGGAGCGGGGTCCTCTTCAGCAGGAGCTACCGTGAAAGGGCCGCACTGTTGTTCGAGGAAGCGGTCACCATGACTCGGCGTCTGGACAACGATCTGGACACACGGAAACTTCGAGCATCATGTCTGAACAACATGGCGGATTTACATTTTGACCTCCAGGATTTTGTTAAAGCAGCGACGTTCTACGAAGAGCTATCGAGCGAGATATCTTCTCTTCCGATCGGTACGTACAGCGATCTGGAAGCGTCAGCGTTGTTCTACAACCTTGGCGTCTCCTTTCAGCGCAGCAACGAAGCCGCGAAAGCAATCAACGCTTTAGAAAAGGCATTGGGGATGAAGAGGCTGATCTTGGAAGGAGAAGATGGGATGAACAGTATCGCAATGACACTCCAGGCCTTAGGCGACAGCCTGTTTCTTGATCGTCGCTATGCTGAAGCAGTCAAACATCTTGAAGAAGCGATGGATATGAGAAGGAACATTTCCCATGATCGCGACACCCTAGAGATGTCATCCACTTTGAACAGCCTTGGACTTGCCCTTTTCTACGATGGAGACAAAGAGAGAGGAATAGAGCATTTGGAACATGCTGTCCGAATCAGAAGGGATGTCCTAGGGGCGTTTCATCCCAAACTGGCAGAATCTCTGTCAAATCTGGGAAACATCTATGGCCAAAGTGGCGATACCGAAGAAGGGATCCGTTGTTACAAAGAAGCGCTCGGCATTTGGGAGGACTACCACGGGAGGGACTGTCCTAGTACCGAGGTGACCACAGCTCTGTACACCATAGCTACTGAATACGCCCGGCTGGGCCAAGAGGACGAGTCTGCAGCTTACTATAGGCGGACTCTCCACCAAATCAGGTCTCTGGTACGACTGAAAGGAAAGATACCCGACGGACTTGTCAGGATCGCCTTACGGACTGTTTCTGTCCTACTTAGGAGAGATTCACAGGTCGAACATGGCATCGACGTCCAAGGTAAGTTTATTATTGAAAAAGgagatgtcatcatcatctcatcatcTTGCCGAGAGATATAAGCTAGCATGATACCCATGATGGggagaaatatacatgtatatccaaaaccggCGATGCCTCTGGACATGCCGCATAGAATTGTGAGCATGGTATGAATATTGTAAGACGAGGGATCTAATAGAAAATTGATAAACAAGGTGTTGAACATTTGTAAAACTACATTCAATGAGGTTACTTAGAAAAAAACCGTGTCTCAACATTGGTTACATtctgtcagaaaaaaacaaaacaattgctGGTTCATCTACAGAAGAGCACATCGGTGAGATGGCAGGGGTGCAGCCAGTCTTAGAAGTCGTGACATATCTGTCGAGATACATGACAGTGACTTCTCCTGAGAACGGCGACATGGATCTCGTCATGTTGGCCCTAATACTCATCACGGACAACAGGTCGTCCACAACGCACGACGCCGAGAAGGCCATTGCAGAAGAATTTACTAACCGTCAAGGTGCAGTCTCCCTGGCCAAGTACGTCATACATGTCAGTGCGAccgtgacgtcatttccggaAAGTGTCCAACAGCTGGGACAGGACGTCGTCACCCCGGTCAGTACAactgtgacgtcatttccggagAGTGTCCAGCAGGTGTGGCAGGACGTCGTCACCCTGCGCACGGCGGTGTGGAGTCTGTCGGCACACGGGGGCGAGTTCTGCCGAAAGCTGGCGGAGGGGCGACTGCTCACGTACCTGCTGACGGAACTCGGAGAAGGTGCAGACGATAACCGACTGCACTTGTCAGAACCACCGGTAAGTTAATCTTTTCACCAACGGGGGCTACTTTCGAGATGTTGACTTATGTCTTTTCACTTCACTATATCATGATTAGTGCAGATGCCACAAGCAATTGTTGTCCACACAATAGTGTAAAGGGATGTCCATAACGTTTGTTAAGAAGGTTATgatttcgtgtgtgtgtgtgtgcgtgtgtgtgtgtgtgtgggggggggggtgcgtgtgtgtgtgtgtgtgtgtgtgtgtgtgtgtgtgcatgtctgttaATTGTATAACCTGAGACgtcgtggatggatctttaggACATTTTGGTAGATGTTTGCAAAATGAAGAAGTGATTACATACTGGGCCCCCAGGCGGCTTTCcgaggtactgcagcagaacttctggtttcgATGTCTCGTGTGCTGGACAAGCtgtggtcacgatttttgggtggtagattgCTCTTGTGTATGTAAAAAAAGTGACAGAAATTGAAGCCCACTcgcagctttctttggaactgcaggagagtTTTAGTTGACCTGTAAGTACCTTTGATGAAGACCAGATGAATGTAATATGTAAAAAAGGTAAGATGTATGGATTATGCATAtcaggacttgatttgcatacttaTTGAGGTAAATGTTTATATTCTTATATATGACTCAGGACTTCCGGACATTCCTGCTGACGTCAGCTACCAGCATTCTGTACAACTGCGCACGCGTGCAGGCCTGTCGTCATCACTTCCACCATGACGCGTACGACAAGGTGCCCGTTCTACTCATGCGCCACATCCTCGACGGAGATGACGTCACCATCGTGCGTGACGTCATTCTAACGCTTGCGCACATCATGAGTGACAGTGAAGATGGCTTCGAGGTCCCTTATGTTAGAGAAGAAGTGATACAAGACTTTCTTACCACTATCGAGAAATCACGTGAAGAACTTTCTCCAGAATACTCACAGGGAGAGATGTTGCTAGGGGTGAAGTTCTTGGTTCGAAATGAACAAAATAGAGAGAAGGTTATTGGCCAGAAGGGAGTAGACTTGTTAGAGAAAGTACTGGAGGGTGATCAGGAAGATGTGTTAGATATAGCAGCTAGTGTCGTGTGGCTTCTGCTTCAATAGTCAGCGTTTTCCGCGTTTATATGTACAATGTTGTGATAAGTATATATTTAGACCAGAGATGTACTTATCcagcaaaaagtgacatattcGCATATCTTATAAATGTCGTAAGCAAACACTGAAATAtttaaactaaaaaaattgttaaTTCGTTCACACATGTTTTAACAAAAGAGACGTGCAAACCGTAGATTCGGATGTAGTATGgtacatgtttttctttctctcctttAGTTATGCAACATATACTGCATTTAGCCTATTTGGCATGAATATACAacaatgtcattgtcattacAATAAGGAACAATATAATTTGTGAAAAGAATATGAAGGGATGGGATGTATAGTGTTTTAACTTCTAATTGGAAGCTCAACCGTGTTGAGCGCAATGATGACTTTTTAAGTTTTATTGTTTAATGCAAGTGATTTTTATTTCAACCTTGATTATTGCCCGTGCACCAGCACAAATAATGTAACATATCCAACACGGTCAGTGTGAATTTTGGATCATGTCAGCTTAGAGTATATATTCGGTTATAGATTGGTACATTTGGAGCAATATATCCAAGTGATAGACAACTGCTATGAAAcgtaaaaaaacatgtacacgTTGTGTTTACTATTGAATTGCTTCTGATCTTACGAAATATCACGATAATATCTAACAATACTTTGTCCATCttaactagcctgggtgccatcctagttactTTACCAAGTCTCCCCTACCCCCTATAGCTACCCCTAGCCCAGGGCCGCGCCCGTATACAGCTAAGGAAATGACCTATCCCGGCTGATACAGGtcgatatatacatatgtaatgATGATGACAGTATACCCTCCCCTTGCCAGCTAGATCACTCTTTAAAATATCAACGCTTTCTCTATATGGTATTCCGAAAAGAAGGCGATCTCTGACTCTGTATCGATATTCGAAAACATACACCATCCACTTTTTCCTCAGGACTTTGCATTGACAAGTGCACTGTACTTTGTTTCCAAGTACATGAACCAGCAACGTGTCAGGTTATCGACAAACTTGAATGCATGAACAAGTCTTTGTGAGTACAGAATATTTACCGGTCGTTTTAGTTGCCAACGGTCCAGAAAAGCCACGCAACCTACGTATGCTTGAAGTACATCTCAATAGCATCAAGCGGTGACAGCAAATACCGTGTTGGTACAACGCATGTTATCCCGAAGGGCGATTATATGGCCCAGTAAACAATACagatatgaaatacataatagaTCCAGAATTTTGAAAGATGAATATCATATGGCACAGTTATAAGGCCGGATAAATAATAAAGATATAAGGTACAGAATGTTTACAGAAGAATGCCATATCTCACGTGCACGGTTATACGGCCGGCTAGTTCAAGGATATTGTAATTAGAAATTAGGTCATCAACATTTCGTTTCCCTAGTAGCAAATAAGAACCTATTTGGTACACTAACGTTTAGGATGATAcatttcaataaataaataaatatatttgtGATTTAGTGTGAATTAACTTACTTTAAAGATTGTTGTGTTGAAACATGATTCGTAATCTGCTTATCACCAACACAAGAGTTAACATCACCTCAAAGGCTATCATATAATATCACATCTGTTCTAACGTTATAAAATCATTATGACGAATGACACAAAGGATGGCCTTGGGTGAAATGGTCATGCGAACGCATGCAGCGACACCTGGCGGAAGAAGGAAACCAGAAAGTGCAGACATGGCAGAGGTGAGCAGAGGGGAGGTACAGTCTCCGTACGTGGATTGGACAACAATATATGATTTGCCAGTACACTGACATTACGGATAGCGAAGAACATGCACAGAGGGGGTGATCATGCAGAACATTTCTACAATACCAGTTTTAGAGCTaccaccctacatctacttggtttgtgaagaagaagaacacgccagcaaaaaTATATATTCCCTCCCTATATAGGGAGGGGGATATGGTCAGCTCCTAGAGCTCTGAGGCTTCACGGAACTCCGGagtccggaacttgccgacatTGTCCGCAAAAGGCCAGCAATGTGTCGGCTTGTCGTGTACGCATAAAACTCGTTATGTACTAGCACAAAATACGTCAGCTTCAACGTTCACAAAAacaattaggtcttcatttgcatagttgatatctattcatatttctctctttctgagTTAcatatgtttgagagtcctatcgtgaaatgcggcggatgtataaactttcctcattaattatgcacattgaatacatatttgcataataatcatgtacatcatcactcaagctatctacataccaaaaatcatgaccatccatcaagcccttcttgagttattccttttcaaagtctgaagcaaaacctgctcctgcagtgccaaaaatgccgctagggtgcccaaacctataccacttactctcttccctaaaagctatctaccactaaaattcgtgaccatagcatgtccagaatacgagatatcaaacccagaagttctgctgcagtaccgtaacaagtcactagggggccgaaaatgtcatcatttggagatctcatcaagacctacccacataccaaatttcaagacaatccatccaggccttttTCCAGTTACTCTGCatttctacatacatacatacatacatacatacatacatacatacatacatacatacatacatacatacacacatacaaacgctgccCAAAAGataatcatcactcaagctatatACACACCAAACATTATGGCCATCCGTCAACCGTTCCTTATTCcttttcaaattctgaaataaaacctgctcctgcagttccaatagGGGGCCCAGATCTACACAACTTAATCTCCTTTAATTTTTTCATGACAATACGCCATTTACATTATTTTTCATATTCATCCTTTTTCCATTATCTTTCTACTGAAATACGCAAATAATATAAAAACTGACTCGTATTAGAGTAAAAGAGTTTCGTTTACACGTTTTGCATTTTCAACCAGTTTTAATATCTCACCAACGTAATGATATATATCTAATTTActtgaatactagtacatactTTATTTGAATACATATTTCTAGGTTAGTCAGAGAGGAAGCTACATTACAAGAATTTTTAAATTTATAATTAAAGGAATCTTAGAACTTATCATGTAATATAATATTGTATACAATAATTGTAACCATAACAAAATCGGATTAGACTGATGTTCATCATTATGATAACTAGAGTTTTACGGCCTCATATCACTACCCATATTTACTTTCTCATAAACGAAGCAAGTAACTAGaaggg from Branchiostoma lanceolatum isolate klBraLanc5 chromosome 4, klBraLanc5.hap2, whole genome shotgun sequence includes these protein-coding regions:
- the LOC136432434 gene encoding tetratricopeptide repeat protein 28-like, producing the protein MKVGEAIYFGQKRSFQTEEMVDSLLYLAETHVRRNDYKQAVEYYKAFLRARQQFPGFHSDENFARALNNLGIAYMTLGEDSAAAEFLMEALDTLRNVPHGNDGRAIVACVYNLGHVLYNVGDYQAARGYYEEIANMKRRGEAETADMDPVVLLSYLAATYQKLGDHNRAIQMCQEAVEIHKGDDTKCTPATMGKIHKLLGRSLLVAERHQDAITHLEKAVDLLQMLDVEEKTQLNEIVSLYQNIATAYNHTGRSQSAAANYTKALGTLKMIHGEDACHIDIAGTLFNMAKSFVDFSRSGVLFSRSYRERAALLFEEAVTMTRRLDNDLDTRKLRASCLNNMADLHFDLQDFVKAATFYEELSSEISSLPIGTYSDLEASALFYNLGVSFQRSNEAAKAINALEKALGMKRLILEGEDGMNSIAMTLQALGDSLFLDRRYAEAVKHLEEAMDMRRNISHDRDTLEMSSTLNSLGLALFYDGDKERGIEHLEHAVRIRRDVLGAFHPKLAESLSNLGNIYGQSGDTEEGIRCYKEALGIWEDYHGRDCPSTEVTTALYTIATEYARLGQEDESAAYYRRTLHQIRSLVRLKGKIPDGLVRIALRTVSVLLRRDSQVEHGIDVQEEHIGEMAGVQPVLEVVTYLSRYMTVTSPENGDMDLVMLALILITDNRSSTTHDAEKAIAEEFTNRQGAVSLAKYVIHVSATVTSFPESVQQLGQDVVTPVSTTVTSFPESVQQVWQDVVTLRTAVWSLSAHGGEFCRKLAEGRLLTYLLTELGEGADDNRLHLSEPPDFRTFLLTSATSILYNCARVQACRHHFHHDAYDKVPVLLMRHILDGDDVTIVRDVILTLAHIMSDSEDGFEVPYVREEVIQDFLTTIEKSREELSPEYSQGEMLLGVKFLVRNEQNREKVIGQKGVDLLEKVLEGDQEDVLDIAASVVWLLLQ